A stretch of Methanosphaerula palustris E1-9c DNA encodes these proteins:
- the cutA gene encoding divalent-cation tolerance protein CutA produces MNDECDGKGGAVVILSTAPASEAGDLARYLVERHLAACVNVIPVQSFYRWEGTVHHEPEELLIIKTTADLTEQITVAICSHHSYQVPEVIALPIIGGSVPYLDWVREMTGEPPV; encoded by the coding sequence ATGAATGACGAGTGCGATGGAAAGGGGGGTGCAGTCGTGATCCTCTCGACCGCACCGGCCAGCGAGGCGGGCGACCTGGCCAGGTACCTGGTCGAACGACACCTGGCGGCCTGTGTGAATGTGATACCGGTGCAGTCCTTCTACCGCTGGGAGGGAACTGTTCACCACGAACCTGAAGAATTGCTGATCATCAAGACCACCGCCGACCTGACCGAGCAGATAACTGTGGCCATCTGCAGCCACCATTCCTATCAGGTTCCCGAGGTGATCGCCCTGCCGATCATCGGTGGGTCGGTCCCATACCTCGACTGGGTGAGGGAGATGACCGGAGAGCCGCCGGTGTGA
- a CDS encoding LL-diaminopimelate aminotransferase, whose translation MYAQRMGSLPPYLFARIDAMKAEKIEQGVDIIDLGVGDPDLPTPPHIVEALCTAARDPKNHHYPSYAGLPAFRSAVADWFQHRFHVTLDPKDQILSLMGSKDGIAHIPEAFINPGDVVLAPSPGYPVYRTSTLFAEGTIHEMPLTAEAGFLPVLDDIPKEVVAKAKLLFLNYPNNPTSAVAPMKFYDEVVAFAREHNIVVVSDNAYSEISYDGYKSPSFLKADGAMEVGVEMHSLSKTYNMTGWRLGMAVGNAEILAGLGRVKTNVDSGVFDAVQHAGIAALSGSQECIGEACAVYKERRDVLVNGLRSLGYQVTAPKATFYVWMPVDDCMAFAARLLNEAGIVATPGLGFGSSGEGYVRFALTRPVERIQEALDRIAGMSR comes from the coding sequence ATGTATGCACAGCGCATGGGTTCTCTCCCACCCTATCTCTTCGCCCGTATCGATGCGATGAAGGCAGAGAAGATTGAGCAGGGCGTCGATATCATCGACCTCGGTGTCGGTGACCCGGACCTGCCGACTCCGCCCCACATCGTTGAGGCCCTCTGCACGGCCGCACGGGACCCGAAGAACCACCACTACCCCTCGTACGCCGGGCTGCCGGCGTTCCGCTCGGCGGTCGCCGACTGGTTCCAGCACCGGTTCCATGTCACCCTCGACCCGAAAGATCAGATCCTCTCGTTGATGGGCTCGAAGGATGGGATCGCCCACATTCCCGAGGCCTTCATCAACCCCGGCGACGTGGTGCTGGCTCCTAGCCCAGGGTACCCGGTCTATCGGACCTCGACCCTCTTCGCCGAGGGGACGATCCATGAGATGCCGCTCACTGCTGAAGCAGGGTTTCTGCCGGTCCTCGATGACATCCCAAAGGAGGTCGTTGCGAAGGCGAAACTCCTCTTCCTGAACTACCCGAACAACCCGACCTCGGCGGTCGCCCCGATGAAGTTCTATGACGAGGTCGTCGCCTTCGCCCGCGAGCACAACATCGTCGTCGTCTCCGATAACGCCTATTCTGAGATCTCGTACGACGGCTACAAGTCCCCCTCGTTCCTCAAGGCCGACGGGGCGATGGAGGTCGGTGTCGAGATGCACTCCCTCTCCAAGACCTACAACATGACCGGCTGGCGGCTCGGGATGGCCGTCGGCAACGCCGAGATCCTGGCCGGCCTCGGCCGGGTGAAGACCAATGTAGACTCCGGGGTCTTCGATGCGGTGCAGCATGCCGGTATCGCGGCCCTCTCCGGCTCGCAGGAATGTATCGGCGAGGCCTGTGCAGTCTATAAGGAACGGCGCGACGTACTCGTCAATGGACTCCGATCCCTTGGTTACCAGGTGACCGCTCCGAAGGCGACCTTCTATGTCTGGATGCCGGTCGACGACTGCATGGCTTTTGCGGCCCGACTGCTGAACGAGGCAGGGATCGTGGCGACGCCCGGGCTCGGGTTTGGTTCGTCGGGTGAAGGCTACGTCAGATTCGCCCTTACCCGACCGGTGGAGCGGATCCAGGAAGCCCTCGACCGGATCGCGGGGATGAGCCGATGA